A single Gemmatimonadota bacterium DNA region contains:
- a CDS encoding DUF2961 domain-containing protein has product MEPAMDLQLPEVGIPDRVSMTGPLPANQKAVYAELDGPGCIQHLWVVLSRPERIPMTSRKVLIRIYFDDEPTPYVEAPVGDFFGVMHGQGWYPIDTHFLSVKAWIGYNCYFQMPFARSARVEFEAGPEENRAYLQVDWHRYPNQTLSERRRFCARWRREMPTQRYGEDFLMLDADGPGELLGFVYGVRLLDDVDRWSHGGAENIYIDGEGEHPAFLRGIGGEDTFGAGYGGALHPPETHHYAAMPYYVHEDVGQARPAQRLVGYRFFEKDSLPFQQSIHMRFGCMANDICSTVYWYQEDAVRPFFAMPDWSQLLPGVELPRGTHDLPLPASGEWWLCGPFANHNGQAMETALPPETAFHIEATFDGLHGEESAWLTAGSRQRGRDVARWVKRAAHHGFVDFNHVFRPWGPGVGNTDVGAALARCVLHAPADMTANLRVAWDDALILRVNDEVFDLGHHYAFRAQSIPVTLRAGANSIVLKLSNDRGSNHGGWAFAFRATTADGVVLVPQVA; this is encoded by the coding sequence ATGGAGCCTGCTATGGATTTACAACTCCCTGAAGTTGGTATCCCCGATCGCGTCAGTATGACCGGACCTTTGCCGGCCAACCAAAAAGCCGTCTATGCCGAACTCGATGGGCCAGGCTGTATTCAGCACCTTTGGGTCGTACTGTCGCGGCCAGAGCGCATACCCATGACCAGCCGCAAAGTGCTTATCCGCATCTATTTTGATGATGAGCCGACCCCCTATGTTGAGGCGCCCGTCGGTGACTTTTTTGGGGTTATGCATGGCCAGGGCTGGTATCCGATAGATACCCACTTCCTATCGGTCAAGGCCTGGATTGGCTACAACTGCTACTTCCAGATGCCCTTCGCCCGATCCGCACGGGTTGAGTTTGAAGCCGGACCCGAAGAGAACCGCGCCTACCTGCAGGTGGATTGGCACCGTTACCCCAATCAGACGCTGAGTGAACGGCGACGTTTCTGCGCCCGTTGGCGGCGAGAAATGCCGACCCAGCGCTACGGTGAAGACTTTCTGATGCTGGATGCCGACGGGCCAGGAGAGTTGTTGGGCTTTGTGTACGGCGTGCGGTTGCTCGATGATGTCGATCGCTGGAGCCACGGCGGGGCTGAAAATATCTACATCGATGGAGAGGGCGAACACCCGGCCTTTTTGCGCGGTATTGGGGGTGAGGATACCTTTGGGGCTGGCTACGGGGGAGCCTTGCATCCACCCGAAACCCATCACTACGCCGCAATGCCTTACTATGTGCATGAGGATGTGGGACAGGCGCGCCCGGCGCAACGGTTGGTGGGCTACCGCTTCTTCGAAAAGGATTCTCTTCCCTTCCAGCAATCGATTCACATGCGCTTCGGCTGTATGGCAAACGATATCTGCTCTACCGTCTATTGGTACCAGGAGGACGCCGTGCGACCGTTCTTCGCTATGCCCGATTGGTCGCAGCTGCTGCCCGGTGTCGAACTGCCGCGCGGGACCCATGATCTGCCGCTGCCAGCCAGCGGCGAATGGTGGCTATGCGGCCCTTTCGCCAATCACAACGGTCAAGCGATGGAAACGGCCTTGCCTCCGGAGACGGCCTTTCATATAGAAGCGACGTTTGATGGTTTGCACGGTGAAGAGTCGGCCTGGTTGACCGCTGGCTCACGACAACGGGGACGGGACGTAGCGCGTTGGGTCAAACGCGCCGCTCACCACGGCTTTGTCGATTTTAACCATGTGTTTCGGCCCTGGGGTCCGGGTGTGGGCAATACCGATGTGGGCGCAGCGCTTGCCCGCTGCGTCTTACATGCACCTGCAGATATGACGGCAAATCTGCGTGTGGCCTGGGATGACGCTTTGATTCTGCGCGTAAATGATGAGGTTTTCGATCTGGGTCACCACTACGCCTTTCGAGCCCAGAGCATTCCGGTGACGCTTCGGGCAGGTGCCAATTCCATCGTGCTCAAGCTCAGTAACGACCGGGGCTCCAATCACGGCGGCTGGGCGTTTGCTTTCCGGGCCACAACAGCCGATGGAGTCGTTCTGGTTCCCCAGGTAGCGTAA
- a CDS encoding fumarate reductase subunit D: MNYKEHKSEPFWWGMFSQGGVIAALLIPIHIFLGGIAVHLGLIDADLMSHERLTGLLQNPLVKLYLCVLLIFPLYHAAHRIRFTLAEIGLHSLAKVLPFLCYGGALVGTVVVLYILWVLL; encoded by the coding sequence GTGAATTACAAAGAACACAAAAGCGAACCCTTCTGGTGGGGCATGTTCTCGCAAGGCGGTGTTATTGCCGCACTCCTCATACCCATCCACATATTCCTGGGCGGCATCGCCGTACATTTGGGACTTATAGACGCCGACCTCATGTCACATGAACGTCTGACCGGACTGCTCCAAAATCCGTTAGTCAAACTCTATCTCTGTGTCCTGCTCATCTTCCCCCTCTACCACGCGGCTCACCGAATCCGCTTCACCCTCGCTGAAATCGGATTGCACAGCCTCGCCAAAGTCCTGCCCTTTCTCTGTTATGGCGGCGCATTGGTAGGCACAGTGGTAGTCCTCTACATCTTGTGGGTATTGCTCTAA